The Campylobacter sp. CNRCH_2014_0184h genome has a window encoding:
- a CDS encoding DUF6270 domain-containing protein yields the protein MKKICIFGSCVSRDIFEYDKQKNFELIGYYARSSFASLSSNAMIEQDVLDNIQSSFQRRMVLQDMNKSFIDNIKRSDFDFLLIDFIDDRFHFYKISKNNVVTVSNEYKKAKGKLYSSNMIYSQSQEHIDLWRKGIEKIYDDLYIIQDKIILNKVYWSDVFYNGDKFLINQEELISNNNFLKERYDDFVKFFPKIKCIEYPKDMLVLDHEHKWGGAPMHYHSDVYKYALKKIDWLKREINDKL from the coding sequence ATGAAAAAAATTTGTATTTTTGGATCTTGTGTTAGTAGGGATATATTTGAGTATGATAAGCAAAAAAACTTTGAATTAATTGGTTATTATGCTAGAAGTTCTTTTGCTTCTTTATCTTCTAATGCTATGATAGAGCAAGATGTTCTTGATAATATACAATCGTCTTTTCAAAGACGCATGGTATTGCAAGATATGAATAAATCTTTTATTGATAATATAAAAAGAAGTGATTTCGATTTTCTACTGATTGATTTTATCGACGATCGATTTCATTTCTATAAAATATCAAAAAATAATGTAGTTACAGTTTCAAATGAATATAAAAAAGCAAAAGGAAAGTTGTATAGTTCTAATATGATTTATTCCCAAAGTCAAGAACATATTGATTTGTGGAGGAAAGGTATTGAAAAAATATATGATGATTTATATATTATTCAAGATAAAATTATTTTAAATAAAGTATATTGGTCGGATGTTTTTTATAATGGAGATAAATTTTTAATTAATCAAGAAGAATTGATTAGTAATAATAATTTTTTAAAAGAACGATATGATGATTTTGTTAAATTCTTTCCTAAAATTAAATGCATAGAATATCCTAAAGATATGTTAGTTTTAGATCATGAACATAAATGGGGGGGGGCTCCTATGCATTATCATAGTGATGTTTATAAATATGCACTTAAAAAAATAGATTGGTTAAAAAGGGAAATTAATGACAAACTATAA
- a CDS encoding mannose-1-phosphate guanylyltransferase/mannose-6-phosphate isomerase encodes MKNIILCGGSGTRLWPLSRTLMPKQFLKLFDGKSLFELTVQRNSKFCSNTLIVCNEEQYFLALDQISNTSKTRFILEPLAKNTAAAITLACLSLPKEEIVLITPSDHLIKNEKAYQEAIAKALEFANDNYLVTFGIKPDNPHTGYGYIKSKNTYDVEAFIEKPNFKKAKEFLEDGSYLWNSGMFMFKVGFFLEQMQAYSKEIYDFCLKAHKNALIQNDFIKIKSTDMEKIPELSIDYALMEKSNKVKVIPSNISWSDVGSFESLAKEFNNGNNYSNVNTKFLDSNNIFCYASDQKKFIATIDLDDIFIIDTQDALLISKKSSSQKVKQIYETIQENENLSKNHLCTHRPWGSFTILEDEKGYKIKRIEVKPGKRLSLQKHFHRNEHWIVLSGTATVEIDGMENLVRPNESIYIKMGQKHRLSNYGKIPVVIIEAQVGEYTGEDDIVRLEDDYKRI; translated from the coding sequence ATGAAAAACATTATTCTTTGCGGTGGTAGTGGCACAAGACTTTGGCCACTTAGTAGAACACTAATGCCAAAACAATTTTTAAAATTATTTGATGGTAAATCTTTATTTGAGCTGACTGTACAAAGAAATTCCAAATTTTGCTCTAATACTTTAATAGTATGCAACGAAGAGCAGTATTTTCTAGCTCTTGATCAAATTTCAAACACAAGTAAAACTAGGTTTATTTTAGAACCACTAGCAAAAAATACTGCAGCAGCTATCACTTTAGCATGTTTATCTTTGCCTAAAGAAGAAATAGTTTTAATTACACCAAGCGATCACTTAATCAAAAATGAAAAAGCATATCAAGAAGCAATAGCTAAAGCTTTAGAATTTGCAAATGATAACTATCTTGTAACCTTTGGTATAAAACCTGATAATCCACATACTGGATATGGCTATATTAAATCCAAAAACACTTATGATGTTGAAGCTTTTATAGAAAAACCAAATTTTAAAAAAGCTAAAGAATTTTTAGAAGATGGAAGTTATTTATGGAATTCTGGTATGTTTATGTTTAAAGTTGGTTTTTTCTTAGAGCAAATGCAAGCTTATTCAAAAGAAATATATGATTTTTGTTTAAAAGCGCATAAAAATGCTTTAATACAAAATGATTTTATCAAAATCAAATCAACAGACATGGAAAAAATTCCAGAACTAAGCATAGATTATGCCTTGATGGAAAAATCAAACAAAGTAAAAGTGATACCTAGTAACATTTCTTGGAGTGATGTAGGAAGCTTTGAAAGCTTAGCTAAAGAGTTTAATAATGGTAATAATTATTCTAATGTTAATACCAAATTTTTAGATTCTAATAATATCTTTTGCTATGCAAGCGATCAAAAGAAATTTATAGCCACAATTGATCTTGATGATATATTTATCATAGATACTCAAGATGCACTTTTAATTAGTAAAAAATCATCCTCTCAAAAAGTAAAGCAAATTTATGAAACTATTCAAGAAAATGAAAATCTAAGTAAAAATCATCTTTGCACGCATAGACCTTGGGGAAGTTTTACTATACTTGAAGATGAAAAAGGATATAAAATTAAACGTATAGAAGTTAAACCTGGTAAAAGACTTTCTTTACAAAAACATTTTCACAGAAACGAACATTGGATAGTTTTAAGTGGTACGGCAACTGTAGAAATAGATGGAATGGAAAATTTAGTAAGACCTAATGAGTCAATCTATATAAAAATGGGGCAAAAACATCGTTTAAGTAATTATGGCAAAATTCCTGTTGTGATTATAGAAGCTCAAGTGGGTGAATACACAGGTGAAGATGATATAGTAAGATTAGAAGATGATTATAAAAGGATATAA
- the gmd gene encoding GDP-mannose 4,6-dehydratase has translation MKKVALITGVTGQDGAYLSEFLLNKGYEVHGIKRRSSLFNTDRIDHLFEGHHGKKNDFYLHYGDMTDSMNLTRIIAEIKPDEIYNLAAMSHVHVSFETPEYTANADGIGTLRILDAVRFLNLTQKTKIYQASTSELFGKVQETPQSEKTPFYPRSPYAVAKMYAYWITVNYREAYNMFACNGILFNHESPVRGETFVTRKITRAAAKIALNLDDILYLGNLDAKRDWGHAKDYVKMMWMILQHEKADDWVIATGKTTTVRDFVKLAFEYCGIKLNFKGSGVDEEGFIEDFDQQRAKELSLNFNHLQKGQVVVKVNPRYFRPTEVDLLLGDPSKAEKELGWNREYDLKNLVDDMMESDLKLMNKDVYLKQGGYKIMRYYE, from the coding sequence ATGAAAAAAGTGGCATTAATAACTGGAGTTACTGGACAAGATGGGGCGTATTTGTCTGAATTTTTGCTCAATAAGGGCTATGAAGTACATGGTATAAAAAGAAGATCTTCTTTATTTAACACAGATAGAATAGATCATTTATTTGAAGGTCATCATGGCAAAAAAAATGATTTTTATTTACACTATGGTGATATGACTGATTCTATGAATTTAACTAGAATAATAGCTGAGATTAAACCTGATGAGATTTACAATCTTGCTGCTATGAGTCATGTGCATGTTAGCTTTGAAACACCAGAATATACAGCAAATGCTGATGGTATAGGTACACTTAGAATACTTGATGCGGTGAGATTTTTAAATCTAACTCAAAAAACTAAAATTTATCAAGCCTCTACTTCAGAGCTTTTTGGAAAAGTACAAGAAACTCCACAAAGTGAAAAAACTCCATTTTATCCAAGAAGTCCTTATGCGGTAGCAAAAATGTATGCATATTGGATTACGGTAAATTACAGAGAAGCTTATAATATGTTTGCATGTAATGGAATTTTATTTAATCATGAAAGTCCCGTTAGAGGAGAAACATTTGTAACTAGAAAAATCACCCGCGCGGCTGCAAAAATAGCTTTAAATTTAGATGATATACTTTATCTTGGTAATTTAGATGCTAAAAGAGATTGGGGTCATGCAAAAGATTATGTAAAAATGATGTGGATGATACTTCAGCATGAAAAGGCCGATGATTGGGTTATAGCTACTGGAAAAACTACTACAGTAAGAGACTTTGTGAAGCTTGCCTTTGAATACTGTGGGATAAAATTAAATTTTAAAGGAAGCGGAGTGGATGAAGAAGGTTTTATAGAAGATTTTGACCAACAAAGAGCTAAAGAGCTTTCTTTAAATTTTAACCATCTTCAAAAAGGTCAAGTGGTAGTAAAAGTAAATCCTAGATATTTTAGACCTACTGAAGTTGATTTGCTTTTGGGCGATCCTTCTAAAGCTGAAAAAGAACTAGGCTGGAATAGAGAATATGATCTTAAAAATTTAGTTGATGATATGATGGAAAGCGATTTAAAACTTATGAATAAAGATGTCTATCTTAAACAAGGTGGATATAAAATAATGAGGTATTACGAGTAA
- a CDS encoding dTDP-4-dehydrorhamnose 3,5-epimerase family protein produces MAIEFNIEESKKIKGVYIITPNISTDLRGNIWTSFLKDEIEKLLPKGLYFKHDKFSKSCQNVLRGIHGDYKSWKYVTCVYGDIFQVVVDCRKNSSTYLKWESFDINKDNQRMILIPPNMGNAYYAKSKEVIYHYKLAYDGEYLDAKEQFTFAWNDDKININWPTNNPILSDRDMLSEN; encoded by the coding sequence ATGGCTATAGAATTTAATATAGAAGAATCCAAAAAAATTAAAGGGGTTTATATTATAACTCCAAATATTTCAACTGATTTGAGAGGAAATATTTGGACTTCTTTTTTAAAAGATGAAATAGAAAAATTACTACCCAAAGGATTATATTTTAAACATGATAAATTTTCAAAATCATGTCAAAATGTATTAAGAGGTATACATGGAGATTATAAGTCTTGGAAATATGTAACTTGTGTTTATGGAGATATTTTTCAAGTGGTGGTAGATTGCAGAAAAAATTCTTCTACCTATCTTAAATGGGAAAGTTTTGATATCAATAAAGATAATCAAAGAATGATTTTAATCCCACCTAATATGGGTAATGCATATTATGCTAAAAGCAAAGAAGTGATATATCATTATAAATTAGCGTATGATGGAGAATACCTAGATGCTAAAGAACAATTTACTTTTGCTTGGAATGATGATAAAATCAACATAAATTGGCCTACAAATAATCCTATTTTATCAGATAGAGATATGTTAAGTGAAAATTAA
- a CDS encoding acyltransferase: MAFDLEEMFYTREELENMNFKSLGENVLIDRLTQIYKPEKISLGNNVRIGSYCILSGDINIGNYVHIASYSFLNGNSGIDIGDFVGIASYARVITESSDFSGESIAVPTVDISYRKDIKKKIHLKKHSLLGTGSVILPGGNLEEGVAVGAMSMICRPTKAFGIYFGIPAKRIQERSRNMVKLEQDILKGEINAREN; this comes from the coding sequence ATGGCTTTTGATTTGGAAGAAATGTTTTATACAAGAGAAGAACTTGAAAATATGAATTTTAAAAGTTTAGGTGAAAATGTTTTGATTGATCGTTTAACCCAAATTTATAAACCAGAAAAAATCTCCCTGGGAAATAATGTGCGTATAGGAAGTTACTGTATATTATCAGGAGATATTAACATAGGTAATTATGTTCATATAGCCTCATATAGCTTTTTAAATGGTAATAGTGGAATTGATATTGGAGATTTTGTAGGGATTGCAAGTTATGCAAGAGTTATCACAGAGTCTTCAGATTTTTCTGGTGAGAGTATTGCAGTTCCTACTGTAGATATTTCTTACAGAAAAGATATAAAGAAAAAAATACATCTAAAAAAGCACAGCTTATTGGGAACAGGGTCTGTTATTTTACCGGGTGGAAATTTAGAAGAAGGAGTTGCTGTTGGTGCAATGAGTATGATTTGTAGACCAACAAAAGCTTTTGGTATTTATTTTGGTATACCAGCAAAAAGAATACAAGAGAGAAGTAGAAATATGGTAAAATTGGAACAAGATATTTTAAAAGGAGAAATAAATGCAAGAGAAAATTAA
- a CDS encoding SDR family NAD(P)-dependent oxidoreductase, whose amino-acid sequence MQKIIIITGTRKGIGKELSEYYLVKNHIVCGCSRGKASIDHKNYRHFELDVCDEKDVVSMVRSVKKEFGKIDILINNAGVAAMNHILTTPFKSLDNIFKTNVYGSFLFIREVSKIMSQTYKKEQVAMPYRIVNFSTVAVALRLEGEAIYAASKAAICNLTQVCAKELSSFGVTCNAIGPTPIPTDLIKNVPKDKIQDLLNKQAIKRFGNFQDVVNVVDFFINEKSDFITGQVIYLGGVNG is encoded by the coding sequence ATGCAAAAAATCATCATTATCACAGGAACTAGAAAAGGCATAGGTAAAGAACTGAGTGAATATTATTTAGTAAAAAATCATATAGTTTGTGGTTGCTCAAGAGGTAAAGCAAGTATAGATCATAAAAACTACAGACATTTTGAATTAGATGTTTGCGATGAAAAAGATGTAGTTTCTATGGTAAGAAGCGTAAAGAAAGAATTTGGAAAAATTGATATTTTAATTAATAATGCTGGTGTAGCAGCTATGAATCATATATTAACAACTCCATTTAAAAGTTTAGATAATATTTTTAAAACTAATGTCTATGGTAGTTTTTTGTTTATAAGAGAAGTTTCAAAGATTATGAGTCAAACTTATAAAAAAGAACAAGTTGCTATGCCTTATAGGATTGTAAATTTTTCTACTGTTGCGGTTGCTTTAAGGTTAGAAGGGGAAGCTATATATGCTGCATCAAAAGCAGCTATTTGTAATTTAACTCAAGTTTGTGCTAAAGAATTAAGTTCATTTGGTGTTACTTGTAATGCCATAGGACCTACTCCAATTCCTACTGATTTAATTAAAAATGTCCCAAAAGATAAAATACAAGATTTACTTAATAAGCAAGCTATAAAAAGATTTGGTAATTTTCAAGATGTTGTTAATGTGGTTGATTTTTTTATTAATGAAAAAAGTGATTTTATAACAGGACAAGTAATATACTTAGGCGGAGTAAATGGATAA
- a CDS encoding ANL family adenylate-forming protein, protein MDKFKNVFLNKIFSENQEQYALIYEEQKYTYNDLCNNVINKISLLADLKNIDIVGIVGDYDFESISLFLACIELNKIIIPFINESEIDNKLTEVNCDILFKNNQYKLQEKHYNNHDLIQKLINDNKPGLILFSSGSTGKPKAMIHDLDKILNTYLSKKPKKLNILLFLMFDHIGGLNTLFNCLSMNACAIAIKERKNIEALAQTIEKYQISLLPASPSLLSLMLVTNVVEKYNLNSLKLISYGTERMSETLLAKLKQSFPKVKFHQTFGTSEVGIAQTKSFGNYFKLENIAYKIINNELFLKSNMQSLGYLNADNSVFTDDGYFATGDLVEVINENGEEYIKIIGRNKEVINVGGEKVLPQEVEGVLMQIPFIQDCLVYGQNNPLTGQSVCVKIVLEQNENFSTLEAKKKIRMFCKDKLANYKIPTKVEIVQRLEISERFKKIRI, encoded by the coding sequence ATGGATAAGTTTAAAAATGTCTTTTTAAATAAAATTTTTAGTGAAAATCAAGAGCAATATGCTTTAATCTATGAAGAACAAAAATATACTTACAATGATTTATGCAATAATGTGATTAATAAAATCAGCTTATTAGCAGATCTTAAAAATATAGACATTGTAGGTATTGTAGGTGATTATGATTTTGAAAGTATAAGTTTATTTTTAGCATGTATTGAGCTTAATAAAATAATTATTCCATTTATTAATGAAAGTGAGATTGATAACAAACTTACCGAAGTTAATTGCGATATTTTATTTAAAAATAATCAATATAAGCTACAGGAAAAACATTATAACAATCATGATTTAATTCAAAAACTTATAAATGATAATAAACCTGGTTTGATTTTATTTTCAAGTGGTAGCACAGGTAAACCTAAAGCTATGATACATGATCTTGATAAGATTTTAAATACTTATCTTAGTAAAAAACCAAAAAAACTTAATATTTTATTATTTTTAATGTTTGATCATATAGGTGGTTTAAATACTTTGTTTAACTGTCTTAGTATGAATGCTTGCGCAATTGCTATAAAGGAAAGAAAAAATATTGAAGCTCTAGCTCAAACCATAGAAAAATATCAAATTTCACTCTTGCCTGCTTCACCTTCTTTACTTAGTTTAATGTTGGTAACAAATGTAGTTGAAAAATATAATTTAAACTCTTTAAAGCTTATTAGTTATGGCACAGAAAGAATGTCAGAAACTTTACTTGCAAAATTAAAACAAAGTTTTCCAAAGGTTAAATTTCATCAAACCTTTGGCACAAGTGAAGTAGGTATTGCTCAAACAAAAAGTTTTGGAAACTATTTTAAATTAGAAAACATAGCATATAAAATTATCAATAATGAGCTATTTTTAAAAAGCAATATGCAAAGTTTGGGTTATTTAAATGCCGATAACTCTGTTTTTACAGATGATGGATACTTTGCTACTGGGGATTTAGTTGAAGTGATCAATGAAAATGGTGAAGAATATATTAAAATTATCGGAAGAAATAAAGAAGTTATTAATGTTGGTGGAGAAAAAGTATTACCCCAAGAAGTAGAAGGTGTATTAATGCAAATACCATTTATACAAGATTGTTTAGTCTATGGACAAAATAACCCTCTAACAGGCCAAAGTGTTTGTGTAAAGATTGTGTTAGAACAAAATGAAAATTTTAGCACATTAGAAGCTAAAAAAAAGATAAGAATGTTTTGTAAAGATAAACTAGCTAATTATAAAATACCAACTAAAGTGGAAATCGTTCAAAGATTGGAAATTAGTGAGAGGTTTAAGAAGATTAGAATATAA
- a CDS encoding DegT/DnrJ/EryC1/StrS family aminotransferase, translated as MKFIMQMKPWFGKEEKEAICSYMDEDGFITEFKRTTLLEEMIAKYTNARHCIIVNNGTISLTLAALALDIDYNDEVIVPNYTMIATPNSVKMIGAKPVFVDVEKETLCMNIEKAKSAITSKTKAIILVSANGRYPKSGIEAFEKLCKEKNIYLIEDAAQSLGSFYPDKRHIGTAGCIGSFSFSAPKIISTGQGGALITNDDTLATKLRKLKDFGRSGGGNDFHDSIGYNFKFTELQACIGIEQMKKLDFRVKRKKEIYIMYKELLQDIKEVKLFEQDIINTTPWFYDILAENRDELQNYLKDKNIGTRLMYGPINKQIAYQIPGEHEVSNLIGKKGLWLPSFTQISDEEIGYICKMIRKFYDKS; from the coding sequence ATGAAATTTATAATGCAAATGAAGCCATGGTTTGGTAAGGAAGAAAAAGAAGCTATATGCTCTTATATGGATGAAGACGGTTTTATAACAGAATTTAAAAGAACTACTTTGCTAGAAGAAATGATAGCTAAATATACTAATGCAAGGCATTGTATAATTGTAAATAATGGAACTATAAGTTTAACTTTAGCAGCTCTTGCTTTAGATATAGACTATAATGATGAAGTGATAGTTCCCAACTATACTATGATAGCTACTCCAAATTCTGTCAAAATGATAGGTGCAAAACCTGTTTTTGTTGATGTAGAAAAAGAAACTTTATGTATGAATATAGAAAAAGCTAAATCAGCTATTACTTCAAAAACCAAGGCTATTATTTTAGTCAGCGCAAATGGTAGATATCCCAAATCAGGTATAGAAGCATTTGAAAAATTATGCAAAGAAAAAAACATATATCTTATAGAAGATGCTGCACAATCTCTAGGCTCTTTTTACCCTGATAAAAGACATATTGGAACCGCAGGATGTATAGGCAGTTTTTCTTTTTCAGCACCAAAGATTATTTCCACTGGTCAAGGTGGAGCGTTAATAACAAATGATGATACTTTGGCTACAAAACTTAGAAAACTAAAAGATTTTGGTAGAAGTGGTGGTGGAAATGATTTCCATGATAGTATAGGATATAATTTTAAATTTACCGAACTTCAAGCTTGCATAGGTATAGAGCAAATGAAAAAACTTGATTTTAGAGTAAAAAGAAAAAAAGAAATTTACATAATGTATAAAGAACTATTGCAAGATATAAAAGAAGTAAAATTATTTGAGCAAGATATTATAAACACTACTCCATGGTTTTATGATATTTTGGCTGAAAATAGAGATGAGCTTCAAAATTATTTAAAGGATAAAAATATAGGAACAAGATTAATGTATGGGCCAATCAATAAACAAATAGCTTATCAAATTCCTGGTGAACATGAAGTTTCAAATTTAATTGGAAAAAAAGGACTTTGGTTGCCTTCATTTACACAAATTAGTGATGAAGAAATAGGATATATTTGTAAAATGATTAGAAAATTTTACGACAAATCATGA
- a CDS encoding glycosyltransferase, with protein MLKIALITDELTYASLEAEDGVIIKNITPLNYKFIFYFWKPDFLFVESAWHGFKNKWKYKVASYPDYPRRNNRKLQKLVNFAKMLDIPTVFWNKEDYVHFDRFIESAKLFDFIFTVDENCISKYKSYVGEKSYVDVLPFAVQSKFHNFTGFNFISTKANFVGSYSKHIHKKRRFYQDMMFKLSSKINHLDVYDRNSNRKSINYRYPNFKGMQIYSSVEYEKTAEIYKKYLISLNVNTIENSPTMFSRRLIEIIACGGVAITNHTLAVEKYFKDYCYSFQTEEELKDLLYRFKKDGLNEDDKIRLKKGAEFIAKNHTWKQRLEQIIDTIGIKKC; from the coding sequence ATGTTAAAAATAGCCTTAATTACCGATGAATTAACCTATGCTTCTTTGGAAGCAGAGGATGGAGTAATTATAAAAAATATAACTCCATTGAATTATAAGTTTATATTTTATTTTTGGAAACCTGATTTTTTATTTGTTGAGTCAGCTTGGCATGGCTTTAAAAATAAATGGAAGTATAAAGTCGCTTCATACCCTGATTATCCAAGAAGAAATAATAGAAAATTACAAAAGCTTGTTAATTTTGCAAAAATGTTAGATATTCCTACGGTATTTTGGAATAAAGAAGATTATGTGCATTTTGATAGATTTATAGAAAGTGCGAAATTGTTTGATTTTATATTTACCGTTGATGAAAATTGTATATCAAAATATAAATCTTATGTAGGAGAAAAATCTTATGTGGATGTTTTGCCTTTTGCTGTTCAATCCAAATTTCATAATTTTACCGGATTTAATTTTATATCCACTAAGGCTAATTTTGTTGGAAGTTATTCAAAGCATATACACAAAAAAAGAAGATTTTATCAAGATATGATGTTTAAATTATCGTCCAAGATTAATCATCTTGATGTTTATGATAGAAATTCAAATAGAAAATCTATAAATTATAGATATCCAAATTTTAAAGGTATGCAAATTTATTCTTCGGTTGAGTATGAAAAAACTGCAGAAATATATAAAAAATATCTAATTTCTTTAAATGTTAATACTATAGAAAATTCCCCCACTATGTTTTCAAGAAGACTTATAGAGATTATAGCTTGTGGAGGTGTAGCTATTACTAATCATACACTAGCTGTTGAAAAATATTTCAAAGACTATTGCTATTCATTTCAAACCGAGGAAGAATTAAAAGATTTGCTGTATAGGTTTAAAAAAGATGGTTTGAATGAAGATGATAAGATAAGGTTAAAAAAAGGAGCAGAATTTATCGCAAAAAATCATACGTGGAAGCAAAGATTGGAACAAATTATAGATACTATAGGTATAAAAAAATGCTAA
- a CDS encoding capsular polysaccharide biosynthesis protein, translating into MLNGYCFYINNFIQIFYKKNFIGWGRKRTGRWASFLYKKFNGSLILLEDGFLRSLNLGVENSPSFSIVKDDIGIYYDANAPSKLEKILNTYEFSSEELEQAKKAIELIKTEKLSKYNNNLCVPKELFNTNEERVLIITQVANDASLKFGLADNFSTQDIINEAIKENPNAKIYIKIHPDVLSGKKQSDFDVQDLPSKCVVIKENYNPIELLSHFKKVYTKTSGMGFEALMLGCECVCYGMPFYAGWGLTQDKQACKRRLKKRTLEEVFYATYILYSEYFNPYLNQKSDIFDTIHTLAKYKKIEQANSNTLYFLGFSKWKREFIKPFFKAKSNKIIFLNSLDELYKVNLNSEDKIFIWGKKYDKTLLAKDFSNEIFLVEDGFLRSVFLGSDLTRPFSLIVDSKGLYVDPSKPSDLEDILQNHIFDESLKQRAKKLITTITQNKFSKYNGLKHEKLNFNTSKKIILIPAQVEDDASMILGGAGYDTLKLLQSVRKANENAFLVFKPHPDVLSGNRKGLKDKSIILKYCDEIIENVSIDSAINASDEVHTITSTSGFDALLRGKKVVVYGKPFYAGWGLTSDLHEIPRRTRMLSLEELVAGVLILYPRYIHPKSKNLCEVELALDIMLKMQKDYFSKFYLRWFMDIRIYILRKIRRLIEFILIR; encoded by the coding sequence ATGCTAAATGGTTATTGTTTTTATATAAACAATTTTATTCAAATATTTTACAAAAAAAACTTCATAGGATGGGGAAGAAAACGTACTGGCAGATGGGCTTCTTTTTTATATAAAAAATTTAATGGTTCTTTGATTTTGCTAGAAGATGGCTTTTTGCGCTCATTAAATTTAGGTGTAGAAAATAGTCCAAGTTTTTCTATCGTCAAAGACGATATAGGAATTTATTACGATGCGAATGCACCATCTAAACTTGAAAAGATTTTAAATACTTATGAGTTTAGCTCTGAAGAGCTAGAGCAAGCAAAAAAAGCTATAGAGCTTATAAAAACAGAAAAACTTAGCAAGTATAATAATAATCTTTGCGTGCCAAAAGAGCTTTTTAACACTAACGAAGAACGCGTATTGATCATCACTCAAGTAGCAAATGATGCTTCATTAAAATTTGGCTTAGCTGATAATTTCTCAACTCAAGATATTATAAATGAAGCTATCAAAGAAAATCCAAATGCTAAAATATATATTAAAATTCATCCTGATGTATTAAGCGGTAAAAAACAAAGTGATTTTGATGTACAAGATTTACCAAGCAAATGTGTAGTTATAAAAGAAAATTATAATCCCATAGAATTGCTAAGTCATTTTAAGAAAGTCTATACTAAAACTTCTGGCATGGGTTTTGAAGCTTTGATGTTAGGATGTGAATGCGTGTGCTATGGTATGCCATTTTATGCAGGCTGGGGTTTAACTCAAGACAAGCAAGCATGTAAAAGAAGGCTTAAAAAAAGAACCCTAGAAGAGGTTTTTTATGCTACTTATATTTTATATAGTGAGTATTTTAATCCTTATTTAAATCAAAAAAGTGATATTTTTGATACTATTCATACCCTAGCAAAGTATAAAAAGATAGAACAAGCTAATTCAAATACTTTGTATTTTTTAGGTTTTTCTAAATGGAAAAGAGAGTTTATAAAACCATTTTTTAAAGCAAAAAGCAATAAGATTATTTTTTTAAATTCACTTGATGAACTTTATAAAGTAAATTTAAATTCTGAAGATAAAATTTTCATTTGGGGTAAAAAATATGATAAAACTTTACTAGCTAAAGATTTTAGCAATGAAATTTTCTTAGTAGAAGATGGCTTTTTACGCTCAGTTTTTTTGGGTTCAGATCTTACACGCCCTTTTTCTTTAATAGTAGATAGCAAAGGTTTGTATGTTGATCCAAGCAAGCCAAGCGATTTAGAAGATATTTTGCAAAATCACATTTTTGATGAGAGTTTAAAACAAAGAGCCAAAAAATTAATTACTACCATCACGCAAAATAAATTTTCAAAGTATAATGGCTTAAAACATGAAAAATTAAATTTTAATACAAGTAAAAAAATCATCTTAATCCCTGCTCAAGTAGAAGATGATGCTTCTATGATCTTAGGTGGTGCAGGTTATGATACCTTAAAACTTTTACAAAGTGTAAGAAAGGCCAATGAAAACGCCTTCTTAGTTTTTAAACCTCACCCTGATGTTTTAAGCGGTAATCGTAAGGGTTTAAAAGATAAAAGCATTATTTTAAAATACTGTGATGAAATTATAGAAAATGTTAGTATAGATAGTGCTATCAATGCGAGTGATGAAGTACATACTATAACCTCTACAAGTGGTTTTGACGCTCTTTTGCGTGGTAAAAAAGTAGTGGTGTATGGCAAGCCTTTTTATGCAGGTTGGGGTTTGACAAGTGATTTACATGAAATTCCAAGACGCACAAGAATGCTTAGTTTAGAAGAGCTTGTTGCTGGCGTTTTGATCCTTTATCCAAGATACATCCATCCAAAAAGTAAAAATTTATGTGAAGTTGAGCTTGCATTAGATATAATGTTAAAAATGCAAAAAGATTATTTTTCTAAATTTTATTTGCGTTGGTTTATGGATATAAGAATTTATATATTAAGAAAAATAAGAAGATTAATAGAATTTATTTTAATTAGATGA